One Hermetia illucens chromosome 4, iHerIll2.2.curated.20191125, whole genome shotgun sequence DNA segment encodes these proteins:
- the LOC119654904 gene encoding protein OSCP1, which yields MSDINVFIVVNLGCEMLYVIDQRLRAQGITLDKSVQVLRDITGILLDPNFIERLIIGSKQKAVLTEEHCKFILNDFACCSLMRLDESSMSKLWDLITMIFKWQLEMVRTPEKLLEITFRHLDGVGQLHPSAKKTMLIDCTKNTIGNFWSSHDATKQEEMFASIKCWFQPLNTKISVLIRLGFQNMDGTLTIDTSSDRYAQFINNIGENVYIKNETSRKNANDHFKGLAEQLHIAPNNDSRISPFTKNLLFGDAGKADPAAEENVGSTEFVQLKTVHKATSSWESLLNGKMAPTEKKNLQALLNMKLS from the exons ATGTCCGATATAAACGTTTTTATAGTAGTTAATTTGGGATGTGAAATGCTGTATGTCATTGACCAGCGGCTTAGAGCTCAAGGGATAACGTTGGATAAGTCGGTTCAAG TGCTCCGGGATATTACGGGAATCCTGCTGGATCCCAACTTCATTGAACGGCTCATCATAGGTAGCAAGCAGAAAGCTGTTCTAACGGAAGAGCACTGCAAGTTTATTCTGAATGATTTCGCCTGTTGCTCCCTGATGCGCTTGGATGAATCATCGATGTCAAAACTCTGGGACTTAATCACTATGATATTCAAATGGCAGCTGGAAATGGTGCGAACCCCAGAAAAGCTGTTGGAGATAACATTCAGGCATTTGGATGGTGTCGGCCAATTACACCCTAGTGCGAAGAAAACAATGCTTATTGACTGCACCAAAAATACAATTGGTAATTTCTGGAGCAGCCATGACGCAACGAAGCAAGAAGAGATGTTTGCCTCCATTAAATGTTGGTTTCAACCGCTTAATACAAAGATATCTGTTTTGATTCGCTTAGGGTTCCAAAATATGGATGGAACTCTAACGATCGATACGAGTTCAGACCGGTACGCACAATTCATTAATAATATTGGAGAGAATGtttacataaaaaatgaaacttctcgcaaaaatgcaaatgatCACTTTAAAGGATTGGCTGAGCAATTACATATTGCACCAAATAATGATAGTAGAATTTCGCCGTTTACAAAGAATTTACTTTTTGGGGATGCTGGCAAAGCCGATCCTGCAGCTGAGGAAAATGTGGGAAGTACGGAATTCGTACAATTAAAAACGGTACATAAAGCGACTAGTTCATGGGAAAGTCTCCTTAATGGAAAAATGGCGCCGACAGAGAAGAAGAACCTGCAGGCTTTACTTAATATGAAACTATCGTAA